GTGTCATCAGACACCCGAGCAGAGACCACAGCAGTGCTGATAGCGGGTTGAGGATGGCGCCACCGGCAAGGAAGCCTGCGCCCATGATCATGACCCACCCCACCAGCAGCGCCAGCACAATGGAAGCCATATCCAGCCCGAACAGGCCCGGCACCACCTTGCGCAGGGGGCGCAGCAGGGGATTGGTGATTTTTACAATGCCCTGGGAGATGGGATTGTAAAAATCCGCCCGCGCCAGCTGCAGCATAAAGCGCAGGATGACGGTAAACAGAAACAGAATGCCGATTGTGGCGAGAATGAAAACGCCGATATTGCTGAAGGTGTTGACCATCGAAAGTCCCTGTTACGTCTTGAATAAAGTGCGTGGTAAACCCGGCACAGGGTTATTCTGTTTTCCCGCCGGGTTTTTGATGCGTGTTAGGCTGATGCCAGGACTCATTTAT
The Microbulbifer celer DNA segment above includes these coding regions:
- a CDS encoding YggT family protein; this encodes MVNTFSNIGVFILATIGILFLFTVILRFMLQLARADFYNPISQGIVKITNPLLRPLRKVVPGLFGLDMASIVLALLVGWVMIMGAGFLAGGAILNPLSALLWSLLGCLMTLIAVLFVGMLISIVVSWVAPQSSHPALMLLQQLLEPVYAPVRKIIPPLGVIDISPIFVFILLTVVDKLLVGFAQSAHMPQIVYNLFWHIPF